DNA sequence from the Urocitellus parryii isolate mUroPar1 chromosome 12, mUroPar1.hap1, whole genome shotgun sequence genome:
GTGGAGCTGGCTGGTAATAGTGAAAAGCTGCCATGGCCTGCAACACATATTGGAGTGCCCCTACTCTTTGGCGAGCCTGGGGGAGGCCTTGCCTTAGGTTTTTTGAACCCTAATAAGGTGGAAGTGAGGTCAGAAGTGGAGGTGGGCCATTGACACCACATCTGTACCAATCTTCTCACGCCATGTGGTCATCTTGCCAGTAGCACATCTCACAtttaaaaaggatatataaaCTTCCCATTCCAAAGCCTGCTGTCATGACTTGCTGATGAGCACATATGGTGGCTTTTGGTGTCTTGGTGCCTATGATAGGGATAGATACCAAtggggaaaagaggaagacaTTTGGAGTGACTGGACTTttccataaaatttataaacttgtGATCCAATTttcccacttctgggtatgtgTTGGAAGCAAATGATGAGCTCATAAACATAGTTTTATGGGAAAAACAAGGTCTAGGGCTCTAGGGTCCAATTACACAGTAATGTGAGTACACATAGGAATGTGTGGTACATTCACAGATGAGAAGAAAAAACTCTCAATATTTTCTCCATAATGATATTTGAGGTGAAAGATATTTGAGGTGAAAGATATGTGATGTACTAATTGGATCATGTAAAAACGTATATCAACACTTCCCTCTGAACACAATATAACAATTCTAACCTGTAAAttgaaaattattccaaaaattcTGTACCTTTAGccgggggtatagctcagtggcagagcacttgcctagcacatgtgaggcactgggtttgatcctcagtactatgtaataaataaataaataaataaataaataaataaaggcattatgtccatctaaaactagaaataatcttaaaaattgcAGTAACCCCCTAGGCACTCCCAAATTACAACTTAACTTGCCTTAGAAAACTAAAATGACATCAAAACTAAAGCAGTTCTCTGTGTGAGGCTACTTTTagtagagaaaagaagaaaaggtagagCCATAAGCCCCGAAATGCAGAATGGCTGATAACTGTGTAGCTGAATCTGAAATCCAAGGAACCCAAAGATACACACTGCTTCCTTGTCTCCTATGCATAAAATTGATCTGTATCCTGCAATATTTACATATCCAATCAATTTAGATCAAAGTGATAATGTGAGTGTTCCATTGACCCAAAGGgttaacacaaagaaaaaatgtaaggtaatatgtattattttgcatttagcttttttgttgtttgttttttggtactggggattaatcaagggttgcttaatcactgagctacacccctagcccatttttgtattttagttagagatagggtatcactaagttgcttaggacattgctaaattgctggcactagctttaaacttgagatcctcctgcctcaggttcctgagctgctggaattacaggcatgtgctaccattcCCAGGTGTGATTAGCTTTTGAATATGACTTATCTATACTCCAGTGTCTCATCTAAATAAGAACTTTGATTTTTCCTGTGTGGCGGCAAGTGCTTCTGTTCCTCCTAAAAAGGGACAGGTGTAATCTGGAGTATCTCATAAGGACTCAGTGGCAGAGGAGTTTGGAGAGACTTTGCCATATACTCTCTATCTTTTAATCCCTAATGTAAAATAACCATGATAAATTATAGAGTAGAGTGAAAAGTAGCCAAAGTCAgattgtatataaaattatataaattatgtggGAGGTTAAAATGCTCTATGAGTAtagctttttttccccacattcatTATTGGGCACTTGTTTCTGGTTGTAGTTCCCTTCTGGTTGTTCAATGCTAAATAGATATTTGTTACTGGGCAAAagtattttcctaaattttttaatgtgagtCTAGACTCCTTGGGGGTTATTCCTGGGGTCTTCATGAGGAAATCTTTGGCTTCTTCAGTATTTTAGTTGTTTCCTACCACACATGCCAGGAGCCAGGATGGGTCAGTGTCCAGCTGACCACATGGCTTCCTGGGCAACCATTGGGATCTCTCCCTCCAATGGCCCTTCTTTTCACAAAATTTGCACTGGTGGCTCCTGGTTTCTGGGGTATTAAAAGACCCTGTGTTGGGAAATTGTGTTGCTCTCCAAAATTGCAGGGCCCTTAGGAGTTCTCTCATTGTATGAAGTACAAAAAAATTGggtggtaccaagaattgaaatccaggggtgcttaaacactgggcctcaatccccagtgctttttattttttattttgagacagtgtctcattaaattgcttgaggccttgctaagttgctgaggctggctttgaatttgggatcttcttgcctcagcctcctcagttgctggaaAAAAAGGTGTCCACTACTGGGACCAGAATGTGTAGGGTAAATTTGAGAGTAGTAATTCAAGATAGAGAAATCTGGGGCTTATTTTCATGTTCTTATATCTTACCTATAACTGTCTTAAGATCACCATaattacaaacagaaaaaaataaatgaagatctgatttgccgaagtctggctgggcacaattcaggagccacttgtcaaaagaaacggactttatttttagaaccacacaggccaaacaaaacagctcctcaggaaaaaccctcagagcccaacttccaccactggcttcccacaagcctctcaccccatcacaagcctctccacctcccacaatcctcctgctcttgaggccgattcaCTGGGTCGTATGGGCGGAGCCAAaatagtcccccaatgagcagctccatggtctgaaagggcagggaaacagcccaaggagcatcaccgcagaggagccaatcagctagatgttgctggggccgctgtgagccaatcatcagctggcagtctgaaagtttgctggggccccttcggctgtggctttCAACACTGATTTATGTGAATACTATTCTCCAAATGAGCTAATGTTTCTAAAAAGATTAATGGAGATATTTTAGTATGTTTTTACTATCTGTTGCATGGAACCTTTAGTAAACAGGAACACAGTAAGTAATACCTCTGACATATTACCATGATTGAACACCTAACATGTTAAAcgttaaaaatttttacttttatttagtgGGAAAATTTATACACAATGTGATTAAGATTTTATAATTCACTATAAAGACTTGAAATTATAGACTAACAACTCTGAGGAGCAAGTCTTCTTCTTCTAAAAGAATCTAAGTTAAattgttttcttcagttttcaaaagtgaaaatGTTGAGAAGtctttgatttataatatatttacatcCTTCCTGAGTCAAGTTTTCTGCACTATTTTATAGTACTTGtgataatttctttatttctcccacCTCACCTAGggatttttaacaaattttaaataaaagttaaaagaattttctcatttccctctcacATATATCAAGATACAAAGTACAGATAAGGGCTTTgctatatttcttatatttctaaagatgttttctttattgtagatattttgctgttttttaagGCATATATTTCAGGCAAATATCTTTCCCCATTCCGTATAGGTATCAGGtttctaatgttaaaaaaaatttgaaatttgtgtAAATACTTGGGCACAGTATTTGCACTGTTCCAGATTCTATACACATGAATTCTCCAGTGATAAGCAATGTTTGAGCCATTGCTAAAAGGTCTGCAACAGTTTTTACATTTGTACTACCTCTCCTCATTATGATTGGTCTGGTGATGAGTAAGCCATACTCTTTCATTAAGACCTTTCCCACATTCTTCAACTTGAATCTCTGCATTATGAATTCTCTGGTGCTGGGTAAGGCTTGATTTATACCTAAAAGCTTTAACACACTtattacatttgtagggcttctctcctgtatgaaatctctggtgttgagtaagccCTACTCTTTGAGTATATCGTTTgccacatttttcacatttgtagggcttctctccagtatgaatactCTGGTGATGAGCAAGGCCTGCTCTTTGAGTATATTctttcccacattctttacatttgtagggcttctctccagtatgaattctctgatgtcgagtaagaaatgaattacacctaaaagctttgccacattccttacatttgtagggcttctctccagtatgaatactGTGGTGTAGAGTGAGGTGTACTCTTTGAGCAAATCCTtttccacattcttcacatttgtagggcttctctacAGTATGAGTACTCTGGTGTAGAGTAAGGCCTGCTCTTTGAGTATATTctttcccacattctttacatttgtagggcttctctccagtatgaattctctggtgttgtgTAAGGTTTGATCTTCGATTAAAAGCTTTGCTACATTCcttacatttgtagggtttctcttCAGTATGAATACTGTGGTGTAGAGTAAGGTGTGTTCTTCGAGTAAATcctttcccacattctttacatttatagGGTTTCTCTGCAGTATGAGTACTCTGGTGCTGAGAAAGACCTGCAGTTTGTCTATAttctttcccacattttttacatctatagggcttctctccagtatgaattctctgatgttGAGTAAGATATGAACTACACCTAAAAGCCTTGCTACATTccttacatttgtagggcttctctccagtatgaatactGTGATGTAGGGTAAGTTGTGCTCTTCGAGTAAATCCTttcccacattcttcacatttgtagggcttctctatGATATgtattctctggtgttgagtaag
Encoded proteins:
- the LOC113197222 gene encoding uncharacterized protein LOC113197222 — protein: MGEKPHICEECGKSFTKRGQLTQHQRIHIIEKPYKCEECGKGFTRRAQLTLHHSIHTGEKPYKCKECSKAFRCSSYLTQHQRIHTGEKPYRCKKCGKEYRQTAGLSQHQSTHTAEKPYKCKECGKGFTRRTHLTLHHSIHTEEKPYKCKECSKAFNRRSNLTQHQRIHTGEKPYKCKECGKEYTQRAGLTLHQSTHTVEKPYKCEECGKGFAQRVHLTLHHSIHTGEKPYKCKECGKAFRCNSFLTRHQRIHTGEKPYKCKECGKEYTQRAGLAHHQSIHTGEKPYKCEKCGKRYTQRVGLTQHQRFHTGEKPYKCNKCVKAFRYKSSLTQHQRIHNAEIQVEECGKGLNERVWLTHHQTNHNEER